The following proteins are co-located in the Salinigranum halophilum genome:
- a CDS encoding HAD hydrolase family protein → MFSTTSPLAIDIDGTMTRPDGGVEPRLFERLREWDAPVVIATGKSFAYPVALCTFIGIPARVIAENGGVVYVDDDLTIEGDAAAARRVAERLRADGHPGGWPDPDMHNRWRETELSVSRSVPEAYLRTVAAEHGQTVVDSGYSYHVKSPAVNKATGLRRAADLLDVDPASFVAIGDSANDAELFDAVGRSYAVANADETARARADVVTERAFSDGLLEALDSLT, encoded by the coding sequence ATGTTCTCGACGACGTCCCCGCTCGCGATCGACATCGATGGCACGATGACCAGGCCCGACGGCGGCGTCGAACCGCGGCTCTTCGAGCGCCTCCGTGAGTGGGACGCGCCGGTCGTCATCGCCACGGGGAAGTCCTTCGCCTACCCGGTGGCGCTGTGTACGTTCATCGGTATCCCCGCTCGCGTCATCGCGGAGAACGGTGGGGTCGTCTACGTCGACGACGACCTCACTATCGAGGGCGACGCGGCCGCGGCCCGGCGGGTCGCCGAGCGGCTCCGTGCGGACGGCCACCCCGGTGGGTGGCCCGACCCCGATATGCACAACCGATGGCGGGAGACGGAGCTGTCGGTGAGTCGGTCGGTTCCCGAGGCGTACCTCCGGACGGTGGCGGCCGAACACGGACAGACCGTGGTCGACTCGGGCTACTCGTACCACGTCAAATCCCCGGCGGTGAACAAGGCGACCGGGCTCCGACGCGCCGCCGACCTCCTGGACGTCGACCCCGCATCGTTCGTCGCCATCGGTGACTCCGCGAACGATGCAGAACTGTTCGACGCCGTGGGCCGGTCGTACGCCGTCGCGAACGCCGACGAGACCGCTCGCGCACGCGCGGACGTCGTGACCGAACGCGCCTTCTCCGACGGCCTCCTCGAAGCGCTCGACAGCCTCACGTGA
- a CDS encoding ring-infected erythrocyte surface antigen domain-containing protein, protein MNPSRVDSIVDLAYGLLIAVSVGLIVVAGNAVGLAFGFGVLISYVLHVVWKMARFDPNWMTTAVKETVEETVNETVSETVEKTVDETVDEKVGETVEKAVGETVEKTVGETVEKTVGETVEKTVDEKVGETVEKTVGETVEKTVGETVEKTVDEKVGETVEKTVGETVEKTVGETVEKTVDEKVGETVEKTVEETVEKTVGETVEKAVDEKVGETVEKTVDEKVGESVEKTLEEQAATEATDSEADDAAEDDEPEDR, encoded by the coding sequence GTGAATCCGAGCCGTGTCGACTCCATCGTCGACCTAGCCTACGGGCTGTTGATTGCGGTCTCGGTCGGCCTCATCGTCGTTGCCGGGAACGCCGTCGGGCTCGCGTTCGGGTTCGGGGTACTGATCTCTTACGTCCTCCACGTCGTCTGGAAGATGGCGCGTTTCGACCCGAACTGGATGACGACGGCCGTCAAGGAAACCGTCGAGGAGACCGTCAACGAGACGGTGAGTGAGACGGTTGAGAAGACGGTCGACGAGACGGTCGACGAGAAGGTCGGCGAAACCGTCGAGAAGGCGGTCGGAGAGACGGTCGAGAAGACGGTCGGCGAAACCGTGGAAAAGACGGTCGGAGAGACGGTCGAGAAGACGGTCGACGAGAAAGTCGGGGAGACGGTCGAAAAGACGGTCGGAGAAACCGTCGAGAAGACGGTCGGGGAGACGGTTGAGAAGACGGTCGACGAGAAAGTCGGCGAGACGGTGGAGAAGACAGTCGGAGAAACCGTCGAGAAGACGGTCGGGGAGACGGTTGAGAAGACGGTCGACGAGAAAGTCGGCGAGACGGTGGAGAAGACAGTCGAAGAGACGGTCGAAAAGACAGTGGGGGAAACCGTCGAGAAGGCAGTCGACGAGAAGGTTGGCGAGACGGTGGAGAAGACGGTCGACGAAAAGGTCGGCGAAAGCGTCGAGAAGACTCTGGAGGAGCAGGCGGCGACTGAGGCGACAGACAGCGAGGCGGACGACGCCGCCGAGGACGACGAGCCAGAGGACCGATGA
- a CDS encoding inorganic phosphate transporter has protein sequence MSSVLLVAGVLVSMFVAYNIGGSTTGPAFGPAVGADAISKPVAAGLMGVFFFIGAWTLGRNVVTKLGSELVVDTGVFTLEASIAVLFFIGIALLVGNVFGVPASTSMTAVGAIAGLGLAGDVLDLAVMGEIVIWWVVSPIIGFWVSLIIGRYFYARLNEKVAIERSPGPLFDIDRSGFVPIPRVHQTTNRRELVGTFTVVAIGCLMAFSSGTSNIANAVAPLVGSGELAMNPAIIFGGIAVTIGAFTIARRTLETMGSDITELPLTAAIVVATVSSALVVFLSAIGIPASFVIIATVSIVGLGWGRATRPMTVPEVVAGDEGPPVTVDALAADEEGETLAPIGAEDAEDIPSPGALFNPVTTARVVMMQNVVPVIATVGAYLTFRFVPIFGF, from the coding sequence ATGAGCAGCGTACTCCTCGTCGCCGGTGTCCTCGTCTCGATGTTCGTCGCGTACAACATCGGTGGGTCGACCACGGGCCCGGCGTTCGGACCGGCCGTCGGTGCCGATGCCATCTCCAAGCCCGTCGCCGCGGGACTGATGGGCGTGTTCTTCTTCATCGGTGCGTGGACGCTCGGCCGAAACGTCGTGACGAAACTCGGCTCCGAACTGGTCGTCGACACGGGAGTCTTCACGCTCGAAGCCTCCATCGCGGTGCTGTTTTTCATCGGAATCGCCCTGCTCGTCGGCAACGTCTTCGGTGTGCCTGCCTCGACGTCTATGACTGCGGTGGGTGCCATCGCCGGCCTCGGGTTGGCCGGTGACGTGCTGGATCTGGCCGTGATGGGAGAGATCGTCATCTGGTGGGTCGTCTCCCCCATCATCGGCTTTTGGGTCTCGTTGATCATCGGCCGGTACTTCTACGCCCGACTGAACGAGAAAGTCGCGATAGAACGCAGTCCGGGACCGCTGTTCGACATCGACCGGTCCGGGTTCGTCCCCATCCCGCGAGTCCACCAGACGACCAACCGCCGAGAGCTCGTCGGGACGTTCACCGTGGTCGCGATCGGCTGTCTGATGGCCTTCTCCTCGGGGACCTCGAACATCGCTAACGCCGTTGCACCACTGGTCGGCAGTGGCGAACTGGCGATGAATCCGGCCATCATCTTCGGTGGAATCGCCGTCACTATCGGGGCGTTCACCATCGCCCGACGGACCCTGGAGACGATGGGCAGTGACATTACGGAGCTCCCCCTGACCGCGGCCATCGTCGTCGCGACAGTCTCCTCGGCGCTGGTCGTCTTCCTCTCGGCGATCGGTATCCCCGCAAGCTTCGTCATCATCGCTACGGTGTCTATCGTCGGGCTGGGATGGGGTCGGGCGACCCGGCCGATGACCGTCCCCGAAGTCGTCGCCGGCGACGAGGGACCCCCGGTCACGGTCGACGCCCTGGCGGCCGACGAGGAGGGCGAGACGCTCGCCCCCATCGGCGCGGAGGACGCCGAGGACATCCCCAGCCCGGGGGCACTGTTCAACCCCGTGACGACCGCCCGGGTCGTCATGATGCAGAACGTCGTGCCGGTCATCGCGACGGTCGGGGCCTATCTCACGTTCCGATTCGTCCCGATATTCGGGTTCTGA
- a CDS encoding diadenylate cyclase: protein MEELERVLSRYATSQELMDQIRYTAESLSMEFDQWDKQHVSGPSLYLLIVAEINFDAYTDPMGDNRWPVERCRVVTESPDKFTEVARDVTLRRDGAVVVTGDGTIQEQMVRVRSPSREYLNSVGKLEYADWMGAKHMSALETSLREEVLWVVTLSEENGRVTTFLDGTYQDYPREAIGGRWRPEE from the coding sequence ATGGAAGAACTCGAACGCGTTTTGAGCAGGTACGCGACCAGCCAGGAGCTGATGGATCAGATCCGGTACACTGCCGAGTCGTTGAGCATGGAATTCGACCAGTGGGACAAACAGCACGTGAGTGGCCCGAGTCTGTACTTGCTGATCGTCGCCGAGATCAATTTCGATGCGTACACCGACCCGATGGGAGACAACAGGTGGCCAGTCGAGCGGTGTCGGGTCGTCACCGAGTCGCCCGACAAGTTCACCGAAGTCGCCCGAGACGTGACGCTACGCCGAGACGGCGCCGTCGTCGTGACCGGGGACGGAACGATACAAGAGCAGATGGTTCGGGTTCGCAGCCCCAGTCGGGAGTATCTCAACTCGGTCGGCAAACTCGAATACGCTGATTGGATGGGTGCCAAACACATGAGCGCGCTCGAAACGTCACTCCGTGAGGAAGTGCTGTGGGTCGTCACACTCAGCGAAGAGAACGGGCGCGTCACGACGTTTCTCGACGGGACGTACCAAGACTATCCCCGTGAGGCGATCGGTGGCCGGTGGCGGCCCGAAGAGTAG
- a CDS encoding universal stress protein, producing the protein MISRILVPMDDSEMAQRALAYALENHPDAEITVLNVVGEPSLWGGVATGLALEDDIGEAATERAKEVFDDARELAAEHGIEVTTEVQLGEPSRAILDRADDFDAVVIGSHSGSLVDRLVVGNVTQKVFRRSPVPVIVVR; encoded by the coding sequence ATGATTTCACGAATTCTCGTTCCGATGGACGACTCGGAGATGGCTCAGCGAGCGCTCGCGTACGCCCTCGAGAACCATCCTGACGCAGAGATTACCGTGTTGAACGTCGTCGGCGAACCGTCACTGTGGGGGGGAGTCGCCACGGGACTCGCGCTCGAGGACGACATCGGCGAAGCCGCCACCGAGCGCGCGAAGGAGGTGTTCGATGACGCCCGCGAACTCGCCGCCGAGCACGGCATCGAGGTCACCACCGAGGTTCAACTGGGGGAGCCGTCGCGGGCAATCTTGGACCGGGCCGACGACTTCGACGCGGTCGTCATCGGGAGCCACAGCGGCTCGTTGGTCGACCGACTGGTCGTCGGAAACGTCACACAGAAAGTGTTCCGCCGGTCCCCCGTGCCCGTAATCGTCGTTCGATAG
- a CDS encoding PAS domain-containing protein, with the protein MSEPADRRDAPARVLCVGTDASLAGALRAQFGLDAGVDVRSVACGDDALERVSAGRIDCVVTAQDPPAQRGVDFVTAVRERDETLPVVLFTDSGCDAVARAALQAGVTDYLPYETADDGLALLADRVHTHLETVQARTRAARLETRFHQTVDRTTDAVYAVDTAWRIEYMNDTMADRVGRDPDAVVGNTLWEEFPSVVGSDLEAKYRTAMETGLPVSFEQRVGEPFDYWVHVRVFPDTDGLTVFSREVTDEREHQRELERHETVLQSVHDAVFVVDDALTVQFANAAAAQALGRRRAGRIEGESLAGLVEGMVSTADAEAFTHAVEETFSEMESDSDVTGVSDFDLRLGLDTPFDRQWFDVRLTPLASGDAQEVVVVARDVTDQHAVQQQLEHERDRLREVQTVVADESRSSDERIESLLEIGCEALNLDIGLVAGVDDDTYRVEHAYAPAAPIEPGDRFDLSATYCHEVLDQNAVCSFVDAFDAGKESHPAYQQFELEAYIGVPLTVEGDRFGTLNFSSPRARDEPFDGFGRTLVELVAELISTELARGRRRTELERQSFLFERVQDIAEIGIWEYDPGAEELYWSDGVRRIHGVDPGYEPTLADGIEFYHPDDREQITAAVERALDTGESYEHDLRIVRADGDRRDVRAWGKPVGDGDGARVLRGVFQDITAQKRQERELRRARQQFETFTENVDQGLFLVPPDYSAVLFVNSAAEDLYGVSEHELRRNPDAWLNRVHPDDVEALEADVEAQATGEATWPQIQQFRLRHPERGTRWLRSRLSPIRDDTGAVAQVAGITADVTSFEKHRRKLEQLQEYTSQLIDVADAAEAARMGVDAAIDVVGVEYCRLQRQGSARRPTDGSRGESADTAGDVTTYERAADAEPLSTFARNAPTVGPAPERTSPDGGAVEPSTRETPLMIPLGNHGVLGVSELDAAEFDDIDTTVLELLAEALAGALARAERTALLRDRERALEAQNERLEKFASIVSHDLRNPLGVASGYLELAEETNSPAYFEKTASALDRMEVLVDDLLTLSKAGTELEDTSACRLCDVAHDAWQYVETARAVLHVDAELPTVDGDESLLTELFENLFRNAVEHGGDDVTVTLGPLTDRAGFYVADDGPGIPPEQREEVFEYGYTSRTDGTGFGLSIVADLADAHGWAVDLTESASDGVRFEFAFAG; encoded by the coding sequence ATGAGTGAACCGGCGGACAGACGAGACGCACCGGCGCGGGTTCTGTGCGTCGGGACCGACGCGTCACTCGCGGGGGCGTTGCGAGCACAGTTCGGGCTGGACGCCGGCGTCGATGTCCGTTCGGTTGCGTGCGGCGACGACGCGCTGGAACGGGTCTCGGCCGGGCGCATCGACTGTGTCGTCACCGCGCAGGACCCGCCGGCTCAGCGAGGCGTCGACTTCGTCACCGCGGTCAGAGAACGGGACGAGACACTCCCCGTCGTTCTGTTCACCGACAGCGGGTGTGACGCGGTCGCACGAGCCGCGCTCCAGGCGGGTGTCACCGACTACCTCCCGTACGAGACGGCCGACGACGGGCTCGCGCTTCTCGCCGACCGCGTCCACACACATCTCGAGACGGTACAGGCACGAACGCGTGCCGCGCGACTCGAGACGCGGTTTCACCAGACGGTCGACCGGACGACCGACGCGGTGTACGCGGTCGACACGGCGTGGCGAATCGAGTACATGAACGACACCATGGCAGACCGTGTCGGTCGCGACCCCGACGCCGTGGTCGGGAACACGCTCTGGGAGGAGTTCCCGTCGGTCGTCGGGTCGGACCTCGAAGCGAAGTACCGGACGGCGATGGAGACCGGCCTCCCCGTCTCGTTCGAACAACGAGTCGGCGAGCCGTTCGACTACTGGGTTCACGTCCGCGTCTTTCCCGACACGGACGGCCTCACCGTCTTCTCCCGGGAGGTCACCGACGAACGCGAGCACCAGCGTGAACTCGAGCGACACGAGACCGTGCTCCAGAGCGTCCACGACGCGGTGTTCGTCGTCGACGACGCGCTCACCGTGCAGTTCGCGAACGCCGCCGCCGCACAGGCCCTCGGTCGACGCAGGGCAGGGCGCATCGAAGGCGAGTCGCTGGCCGGCCTCGTCGAGGGGATGGTCTCCACGGCCGACGCCGAGGCGTTCACCCACGCGGTCGAAGAGACGTTCAGCGAGATGGAGAGTGACAGCGACGTGACCGGCGTGTCCGACTTCGACCTCCGGCTCGGCCTCGACACACCGTTCGACCGCCAGTGGTTCGACGTCCGGTTGACGCCGCTCGCAAGCGGCGACGCCCAGGAGGTGGTGGTCGTCGCGCGAGACGTCACCGACCAACACGCAGTCCAACAGCAGCTCGAACACGAGCGCGACCGACTCCGAGAGGTGCAGACGGTCGTCGCCGACGAGTCCCGCTCGAGTGACGAGCGCATCGAGTCGCTCCTCGAGATCGGGTGTGAGGCGCTGAACCTCGACATCGGCCTGGTCGCGGGGGTCGACGACGACACGTACCGGGTCGAGCACGCGTACGCGCCGGCGGCCCCGATCGAACCCGGCGACCGGTTCGACCTATCCGCGACGTACTGTCACGAGGTGCTCGACCAGAACGCCGTCTGCTCGTTCGTCGACGCGTTCGACGCCGGCAAGGAGTCGCATCCGGCGTACCAGCAGTTCGAACTGGAGGCGTACATCGGCGTTCCCCTCACCGTCGAGGGCGACCGGTTCGGCACACTCAACTTCTCCAGTCCACGCGCCCGAGACGAACCGTTCGACGGGTTCGGCCGCACGCTCGTGGAACTCGTCGCCGAACTGATCAGCACGGAACTCGCCCGCGGGCGGCGGCGGACCGAACTCGAGCGGCAGAGTTTCCTCTTCGAGCGCGTGCAGGACATCGCGGAGATTGGCATCTGGGAGTACGACCCGGGGGCCGAAGAGCTCTACTGGTCCGACGGCGTCCGACGGATCCACGGGGTCGACCCAGGCTACGAGCCGACGCTGGCCGACGGCATCGAGTTCTATCACCCCGACGACAGAGAGCAGATCACCGCTGCTGTCGAGCGAGCGCTCGACACGGGCGAGTCGTACGAACACGACCTCAGAATCGTCCGCGCCGACGGCGACCGCAGAGACGTTCGCGCGTGGGGCAAGCCGGTGGGTGACGGCGACGGGGCCCGCGTTCTGCGCGGCGTGTTCCAAGACATCACCGCGCAGAAACGGCAGGAACGGGAACTGCGACGGGCGCGACAGCAGTTCGAGACGTTCACCGAGAACGTCGACCAGGGGCTCTTTCTCGTCCCGCCGGACTACTCGGCGGTGCTGTTCGTGAACTCGGCTGCCGAGGACCTCTACGGCGTCTCCGAACACGAACTGCGTCGGAATCCCGATGCGTGGCTCAACAGGGTCCACCCGGACGACGTCGAGGCACTCGAAGCGGACGTCGAGGCACAGGCGACGGGCGAGGCAACCTGGCCGCAGATCCAGCAGTTCCGTCTCCGACACCCCGAGCGGGGGACGCGGTGGCTCCGCTCGCGTCTCTCCCCGATTCGAGACGACACCGGCGCGGTCGCCCAGGTCGCCGGCATCACCGCCGACGTCACCTCGTTCGAGAAACACCGGCGCAAGCTCGAACAGCTCCAGGAGTACACGAGCCAACTGATCGACGTGGCTGACGCCGCCGAAGCCGCCCGAATGGGCGTCGACGCGGCGATCGACGTCGTGGGGGTGGAGTACTGTCGCCTCCAGCGACAGGGCTCCGCTCGACGACCCACGGACGGCTCTCGAGGCGAATCCGCCGATACAGCGGGTGACGTGACGACGTACGAACGAGCCGCCGACGCCGAGCCGCTCTCGACGTTCGCTCGCAACGCGCCCACCGTCGGGCCAGCCCCAGAACGGACGTCCCCGGACGGTGGGGCGGTCGAGCCGTCGACGCGAGAGACGCCGCTGATGATCCCACTCGGGAATCACGGCGTGCTCGGCGTCTCCGAACTCGACGCGGCCGAGTTCGACGACATCGACACGACCGTCTTGGAACTCCTCGCCGAAGCGCTCGCCGGCGCGCTGGCCCGTGCGGAGCGGACGGCGCTGCTGCGCGACCGGGAGCGGGCGCTCGAAGCACAGAACGAGCGCCTCGAGAAGTTCGCGAGCATCGTCTCGCACGACCTGCGGAACCCACTCGGCGTGGCGAGCGGCTACTTGGAACTCGCCGAAGAGACGAACAGTCCGGCGTACTTCGAGAAGACGGCATCGGCGCTCGACCGGATGGAGGTACTCGTCGACGACCTGCTGACGCTGTCGAAGGCCGGCACCGAACTCGAGGACACGTCGGCGTGCAGGCTGTGTGACGTCGCTCACGACGCGTGGCAGTACGTCGAGACCGCGCGCGCGGTGTTGCACGTCGACGCGGAGTTGCCGACGGTCGACGGTGACGAGAGCCTCCTCACCGAACTGTTCGAGAACCTCTTCCGCAACGCGGTCGAGCACGGTGGTGACGACGTGACCGTGACGCTGGGGCCCCTGACGGACCGCGCGGGCTTTTACGTGGCAGACGACGGCCCCGGCATCCCGCCGGAGCAACGCGAGGAGGTCTTCGAGTACGGCTACACGTCGCGCACCGACGGGACGGGGTTCGGCTTGTCCATCGTGGCGGACCTCGCCGACGCACACGGCTGGGCCGTCGACCTCACGGAGAGCGCGTCCGACGGTGTCCGGTTCGAGTTCGCGTTCGCTGGCTGA
- a CDS encoding ABC transporter ATP-binding protein, with protein sequence MPDDHGGFEHVRENVDGHPMVNLLGYASTYWMRLSLGVLAAFLTRFARLVPPIVVAAAIDRAIRQSGETGLLTDVGLLPAAQVTGQAARLALLERLVAIAVLAYLLRSVARFASRYLLQSAAQKVQRDLRNDTYDHLQHLSMDFFVDHQTGGMMSILNSDINRLEQFLNTEFRQLIRVVATVGGIAVILWTYSPKLALVALAPVPLIGLASGQFLTWIEPRYKSIRETVARLNTRLENNLGGAAVIKTFDRYDFERDRVAAQSEAYHNEKVHALRIRRGFFATLRLLTGVVFVLVLYLGGTDIITGVPGTDGALTLGGFALFFLLLRRLYSPMRRVGKSANKYQLAKSSAERVFGLLGREPTITSPPDPYHPDGVDGHVAFDSVTFSYGDRDPVLHDVSLDVPAGTTVGLAGATGAGKSTLVKLVARFHDVDGRPASVGQPESRRESAAVDGGAVRVDGVDVRDYELQALRDEIAIVEQNPYLFSGTVAENIAYGDEATLEAEWAGDGDDVGDGDQTARERVVEAATAAAADEFIRDLPAGYDTQVGERGVKLSGGQRQRLAIARALVNDPAIIIFDEATSDVDTETEDLIQESLERLVEARTAFVIAHRLSTIQHADEIVVLDDGRIVEQGEHAELVSMDGTYADLWNGQADADPRPADD encoded by the coding sequence ATGCCAGACGACCACGGGGGCTTCGAGCACGTCCGCGAGAACGTCGACGGCCACCCGATGGTGAACCTCCTCGGGTACGCGAGCACGTACTGGATGCGGCTCTCGCTGGGCGTGCTCGCGGCGTTCCTCACCCGCTTTGCCCGTCTCGTGCCGCCCATCGTCGTCGCGGCCGCCATCGACCGCGCCATCCGACAGTCGGGTGAGACCGGCCTCCTCACCGACGTCGGCCTCCTCCCCGCGGCACAGGTCACCGGACAGGCCGCCCGCCTCGCACTCCTCGAACGACTCGTCGCTATCGCGGTGCTTGCGTACCTCCTCCGCTCTGTCGCCCGCTTCGCCTCTCGATACCTCCTCCAGTCGGCGGCACAGAAGGTCCAGCGCGACCTCCGCAACGACACGTACGACCACCTCCAGCACCTCTCGATGGACTTCTTCGTCGACCACCAGACCGGGGGGATGATGTCCATCCTCAACAGCGACATCAACCGACTCGAGCAGTTCCTCAACACCGAGTTCAGACAGCTCATCCGCGTGGTCGCCACCGTCGGCGGCATCGCGGTCATCCTCTGGACCTACTCGCCCAAACTCGCGCTCGTCGCGCTCGCGCCCGTCCCGCTCATCGGCCTCGCGAGCGGGCAGTTCCTCACGTGGATCGAACCGCGATACAAGTCCATCCGCGAGACCGTCGCCCGGCTGAACACGCGGCTGGAGAACAACCTCGGCGGCGCGGCCGTCATCAAGACGTTCGACCGCTACGACTTCGAGCGCGACCGCGTCGCCGCCCAGAGCGAGGCCTACCACAACGAGAAGGTCCACGCCCTGCGCATCCGCCGCGGCTTCTTCGCCACCCTCCGCCTCCTCACGGGCGTCGTGTTCGTCCTCGTGCTCTATCTCGGGGGAACGGACATCATCACGGGCGTGCCCGGGACGGACGGCGCGCTCACTCTCGGTGGGTTCGCCCTCTTCTTCCTCCTCCTCCGACGACTGTACTCGCCGATGCGTCGCGTCGGGAAGTCGGCCAACAAGTACCAGCTCGCGAAGTCCAGCGCCGAACGCGTCTTCGGCCTCCTGGGCCGCGAGCCGACCATCACGAGCCCGCCCGACCCGTATCACCCCGACGGCGTCGACGGCCACGTCGCGTTCGACTCGGTGACGTTCTCGTACGGTGACCGCGACCCCGTCCTCCACGACGTCTCGCTCGACGTGCCCGCGGGGACGACCGTTGGGCTGGCGGGCGCGACCGGGGCGGGCAAGTCGACGCTCGTGAAACTCGTCGCCCGCTTCCACGACGTCGACGGACGCCCTGCCTCTGTCGGCCAGCCAGAATCGAGGCGCGAGTCCGCTGCTGTCGACGGGGGGGCCGTCCGCGTCGACGGCGTCGACGTCCGCGACTACGAACTCCAGGCGCTCCGCGACGAGATCGCCATCGTCGAGCAGAACCCCTACCTCTTCTCGGGGACGGTCGCCGAGAACATCGCCTACGGGGACGAGGCGACACTCGAGGCCGAGTGGGCCGGCGACGGTGACGACGTGGGCGACGGCGACCAGACGGCCCGCGAGCGCGTGGTCGAGGCCGCGACCGCCGCAGCCGCCGACGAGTTCATCCGGGACCTCCCCGCAGGCTACGACACGCAGGTGGGCGAACGCGGCGTGAAGCTCTCGGGCGGCCAGCGCCAGCGGCTCGCCATCGCCCGCGCGCTGGTGAACGACCCCGCCATCATCATCTTCGACGAGGCGACGTCCGACGTCGACACCGAGACCGAGGACCTCATCCAGGAGAGCCTCGAGCGGCTGGTCGAAGCGCGCACGGCGTTCGTCATCGCCCACCGGCTCTCCACCATCCAGCACGCCGACGAAATCGTGGTCCTCGACGACGGGCGCATCGTCGAACAGGGCGAGCACGCGGAGTTGGTCTCGATGGACGGGACGTACGCCGACCTCTGGAACGGCCAGGCCGACGCCGACCCGCGCCCGGCCGACGACTGA
- a CDS encoding helix-turn-helix domain-containing protein: MREFTFSIDYTAGTDPMMDVFIDHPSLVARGLHGCVSDDGFWRIERFSGPTTALDAVERLHLDEDVRTESVTETDYLATEHHDILERSDGERVFYTYVERISGGKSVQTLAGRYLPRGSLLCSRRSQGRCEWRILMRSDEKVGLLYDALSANLRSELSFHMGHLRDADRWGHDSLGTVSLDPDQRAALRAAARHGYYRAPSEITLDELASKLDVPRSTLSYRLRRAEEQLVTEYLNGV; encoded by the coding sequence ATGCGCGAGTTCACGTTCAGCATCGACTACACGGCCGGCACCGACCCGATGATGGACGTGTTCATCGATCACCCGTCGCTCGTCGCACGGGGGTTACACGGCTGTGTCAGCGACGATGGCTTCTGGCGCATCGAGCGTTTCAGCGGGCCGACGACGGCGCTCGACGCGGTCGAACGGCTCCACCTCGACGAGGACGTCCGAACGGAGTCAGTGACCGAGACGGACTACCTCGCCACGGAACACCACGATATTTTGGAGCGGTCCGACGGGGAGCGGGTGTTCTACACGTACGTCGAGCGAATCAGCGGCGGCAAATCCGTCCAGACGCTCGCCGGTCGGTATCTCCCGCGGGGGTCGCTCCTCTGTTCTCGCCGGTCGCAGGGGCGATGCGAGTGGCGCATCCTGATGCGGTCGGACGAGAAGGTCGGCTTGCTCTACGACGCTCTCAGCGCGAACCTGCGGTCCGAACTCTCGTTCCACATGGGTCACCTCCGGGACGCCGACCGGTGGGGACACGACTCGCTCGGCACAGTCTCGCTCGACCCCGACCAACGGGCTGCGTTACGCGCGGCCGCCCGCCACGGCTACTACCGGGCACCGAGTGAGATCACGCTCGACGAACTGGCGTCGAAACTGGACGTGCCACGGTCGACGCTCTCGTACCGACTGCGACGCGCCGAAGAACAGCTCGTCACGGAGTACCTGAACGGGGTTTGA